DNA from Deinobacterium chartae:
TACGGCCCATGCCGGACCTTTCCGCCCCACACCACGCGCTTGCCCTCGACGTGGGCGGCAGCCACGTCAGCGCGGCCCTGGTGGACCTCCAGCGCCGCCAGGCCCTCCCGGTCACCCGCCTGCACACCGATCCGGACGCGGACGCCGGGACGATCCTGGACGCCTGGGTGCAGGCGGCACGGACCGCACACGCGGCGGGCGGCCACGTACCGCTCGCGCACATCGGACTCGCGCTGCCCGCACCCTTTGACTACCGCCGGGGAATCTCGAGGATGCAACACAAGTTTGCCGCGCTGTACGGCCTGAACGTGAAAGAACAGTTGCGGGCACGACTGCGCGGCAGCGCGCTGGAAACCCTGGACCTGCGACTGGCCAACGACGCCGACCTGTTCGCCCTGGGCGAGGCCTGGAGCGGGGCCGCGCGGGGCCGCGCGCGGGTGATCGGCATCACCCTGGGCACCGGCCTGGGCTCGGGGTTCGTGGACAGGGGCCGCGTCGTGGTCGAGGGCCCCGAGGTGCCTCCGGGCGGAGAACTGTGGAACACCCCCTACCGCTCGGACATCGCCGAGACCTTTGCCTGCGGCGCGGCGGTCACCCGCGCCTACGCGCGGCAGGGCCAAGAAGCGCTCGCGGCGGCCGAGGTCGCCCGCCGCGCCGAGACGGGCGATCCGATCGCCCGGCAGGCGTTCGCCGAACTCGGGCACCACCTGGGCGAGATCATCGCTCCCTGGGTACAGCGCTTCGAACCCGACGCCATCGTGATCGGCGGAAACGTCTCACGGGCCTGGTCACTGTTTTCGCCCGCCCTCGAGGCTGCCCTGCCCGGCACACCCTGCCTGCCCTCCGCCCTGTTCGAGGAGGCCGCGCTGCTCGGGGCAGCCGCGCTGTCTCACGACTCCCCCTACCCCCCCACCCGCTAAGGAGACCGCATGTCCTCTCTCAACCAGACCCTTTTGCCCCTCGAGGCCCAGTACCAGACGCGCGTGTGGGGCGGCCAGAAACTCAAACGCAACGATCCGCCCGTCGGCGAGGCCTGGGTGGCCTTTGAAGGCAGCCGCGTCCTGAGCGGAGCGCACGCGGGCCAGACGGTCGCCGAACTGGCCGCCGAGCTGGCCGCCGAACTGCTGGGGCCCCTGCCGCTGGCACGCTACGGCACGCGCTTTCCGCTGCTGATCAAACTGCTGGACTGCGCCGACTGGCTTTCGGTGCAAGTTCACCCGGATGATGCCCAGGCCCGGCGCATGGTCGGCGCGGGCGAATTCGGCAAGACCGAGGCGTGGCACTTCCTCGAGGTAGACCCGGGAGCGCGCATCCTGGCGGGCGTTAAGCCCGGCACGCCCGCGCAGGCCCTCGAGGCCGCGATCCGTGGCGGCACCGTGCTCGACGTCGCCCAGGAACTCGAGGTCGAGGAAGGCCAGACGGTGTTCATCCCGGCAGGAACGCTGCACGCGCTGGGTCCCGGCATGCTGCTGTACGAGGTGCAGCAGTCGAGCGACACCACCTACCGGGTGTACGACTGGGACCGCCCGGCCAGCGCGGGGCGCAGGCTGCACCTCGAGGAGTCGGTGGCGGTCACCGACCCCGAAAAGGGCGCTCAGGTTTACCCCGCGCCCCGTCTCGAGGACACGGCCGCGGCCCCGCTGGTCCGTTGCCCGTACTTCACCCTGGACCTGCTCCAGGTCGAAAACAACGCCTGGGCGGGCAACACTGCCATGCAGGCCTTCGAGATCCTGACCGTCATCGCGGGCAGCGTACGCCTGCGGCGCGGCAACGAACAGATCACGCTGGAACGCCACCAGACCGCCCTGATCGCCGCCGCGGCCGGGGCGTACCACCTCGAGGCACTGAGCCCAGCCGCGCGGGTGCTGCGCGCCACCGTTCCGCACGACGAGCGGTAAGGTTCGCGCCGCACGACCGGGCAGGTTATGCTGAGCCCAGTCCTATGCCGCACGTCCGCAGATCGCCGGTCTGGCTGTCCGCACTGCTCGGCGTCGCCCTCGCCGGGGGCGCGCAGCCGCCCTTCCCTGCCGCGCCCCACTTGGGCGAACCGCTGAACCGCGAGCCCGGCCGGTCGGTCCTCGAGGCCCGGCTCGCGGTCGCTCCGGACGGAACCGTCGTGGTGGCCTGGATCGAGGATACGCGTTCCCCCGGAGACGAGCAGGGCCAGGGCGTGTTCGTGAGCCGCTGGGACGGTCGGCGCTGGAACGCGCTGGGCGGCAACTTGAACTACAATCCGCGCCGCAGCAGCACCTCGCTCGACCTCGCCCTGGACGAACGAGGCCGCCCGGTGCTGGCCTGGAACGAGAACTTCGCGCACGTGGACCTGGCGGTGTTCCGCGCCTGGGACGGTCGGCGCTGGACCGACTGGCGGGAACGCGAAATCGGGCAGGACCTGACCTACGCCGCGCGCTCGCGCGGACTGGCCGCCCGCGCAGGCGAAGCGGTGCTGGCCTGGGGCGACCTGCGGCGCGGCGGGACCGGCACCGAACTGCGGGTGCGCCGCTGGCAGGACCGCACCTGGCAGCGCTCCGAGCCCTTCAACGCCGCGCAGGGCGAGTACGCCTTCGAGCCGCAGATCGCCCTGGCGGCCTCGGGACAGCCGGTGGTCGCCTACCTCGAGGGAAACGTGGCGGCGAGCGACGTGCGGGTCAAGCGCTGGAACGGGTCGCGCTGGGTCGCCCTCGGCGGGCCGCTCAACGTGCGCCCGCAGACCTACACCCTGGACCCGCAGCTTCGGCTGGACCGCCAAGGACGCCCGGTGGTGGCCTGGATAGAAGACGCAGGCGGCGTGGACAGCCTGTTCGTGAAACGCTGGACCGCTCGGGGCTGGAAAACGCTGGGCGGGCGGCTGAACGGGCAACGCCCCGCCGAAGCCCCCGCGCTGGCCCTGCTGCCTACGGGCGAACCGGTGGTCGGCTGGAACGAGACCGCCGGGGAAACGAGCCGGGTGTTGGTGCGCCGCTGGACCGCCCAGGGCTGGAAGCCCCTCCCGCTCGGGCCGCAGGGCAAATCGGCGCGGGGGATCTCGCTGGGAGCGGACCGCCGGGGCAACGTCTACGCGGCGTGGCTCGAGGCGCAGGGCGGGGTGGCACGGCTGCGGGTGGCCCGGGTTCCGGCGCGGTAAGTGCTGCAGCCCACCCAGGAGCGCACCGACCGAGGGCTCTGAGGGTCGCTGAAAATCCCGACATGTCCTGCCGGGAACCCCGCCTACACTAAAAACAAGCGCTTCGGAGTCCGGCCCGGAAGGTTAATGTGACCCGTGACTCCGGGACCTGCGCGGCTTCTATACCCTCCACCGCATGCCTTCCCGAAGCAGCCAACCGCAACGCCCCGCTTTGTCCTCGAAAGGAACCTCTTGACCTCACGCACCGACCGCCCTCTTCCCGGCAGCGTTCTGGACCGCCGCACGCTCAACCGCGCCCTGCTCGAGCGCCAGTGGCTGCTGCAACGCCGCAACGCCACCCCCCTCGAGGCCGCCGAGCACCTGATCGGCCTGCAGGCCCAGGCTCCAAATCCACCGTACATCGGGCTGTGGTCGCGCCTCGAGGATTTTGCTCCCGAGGACCTGTCGCGGCTGGTGAGCGAGCGCCAAGCGGTGCGGCTGGCCCTCCTGCGCTCCACCCTTCACCTGGTCAGCGCGCGGGACGCGCACGCCCTGCGCCCGCTGTTACAGCCGGTTCTGGAACGCGGCCTGCGCGGCACCTTCGGTCGGGCGCTGACCGGCGTGGACCTCGAGGAACTCGCCCATCTGGCCCGCAGCATGGTCGAGGAGCGGCCCTGCACCTTCCAGGAGCTGGGCAGGCGGCTGGGCGAGCGCTGGCCCGGGGTCGCTCCTCAGGCTCTGGCAGGCGCGGCGCGCACCGCCCTGGCCCTGGTGCAGGTGCCGCCGCGCGGCCTGTGGGGAGCCAGTGGCCCGGCGGCCCACACCACCCTCGAGAGCTGGCTGGGAGCCGCTCCGCCCGCTCAGGCCACGCTGCAGAACCTGGTGCTGCGCTACCTCTCGGCCTTTGGCCCGGCCAGCGCGCAGGACGTGCAGAGCTGGTGCGGACTGAGCGGCTTGCGCGCGGTCCTCGAGGGCCTGCGCCCGCAACTGGTGACCTACCGCGACGAGGCTGGCCGTGAGCTGTTCGACCTGCCCGGAGCGCCCCTGCCTGATCCGCACACCCCGGCCCCGGCACGGCTGGTGGCCGATTTTGACAACCTGTTGCTGTCGCATGCCGACCGCAGCCGGGTCATTTCCGAGCCGGACCGGCGGCGTATCTTCACGCCTAACGGGCTCGGTCCGGGCACGGTCCTGCTCGACGGTTTCGTGAGCGGCACCTGGCGTCTTGCGCACGAACGGTCGGGGGCAACGCTACAGATCACGCCGCTGCGTCCCTTCTCGGCGGCCGAACGGGAAGCGGTGGCCGCCGAAGGAACGCGGCTGCTGGAGTTCGCCGCGACAACAGCGCAGCAACGAGCGTTACGCTTCTTGGATACCTGAAGGGAAACCCACGCCCGACGTCGCGAGAACCAGGCTTTCTTGGAACATCGCAGGAATTCGGGTCTCTCAGGCCAGGCTGCTGACCCACCCTCCCCATCTCGAGGGGCAACAAACTCCCGGCGTCATGCCGGGATGAACGCGACGTATGGAAATGGAATACAACCCTGGGCGGGCGCCGCTACCGGGCGTTGTTCAAATGGCCACGCCTCGAGAGCGCACCTCGCCTGCGCTCCTTCTGCCCCGCTCAGGAGCGATAGACCCTGCGGGTCCCCAGCAACGCCAGGGCAGCCAGCAGCAGCACGACCCACAGCGACGGACCACGGCGCTCCCGGATCACCTCGTCGCCGTCTGCGGCTTCGGGTGCCTGCGCACGGGGCAGGGCATGCCGGGCAAAGTGCGTTACCAGGGCGCGGTTAAAGGCCAGCAGGTCCTGCGGGCCGCGGCTGGAAATCCAGTTCCGGTCGTGCACCACGGGGCGGTTCTCCCACCGTCCTCCCGCGTTGCGCACGTCGTCTTGCAGGCTGGGCCACGAGGTCAGGCGGCGGCCCGCCACCAGCCCTGCCGAGATCAGGGTCCACGGAGCGTGACAGATGGCCGCGATCGGCTTGTCCAGCGCGTCAAAGTGCCGCACGAAGGCCTTGGCGCGTTCGCTCTGCCGCAGAAAGTCCGGATTGATAAAACCGCCGGGCAACAGCAGCGCGTCATACCGCTCGGGCCGGGCGGTAAATACCGTGCGGTTCACCCGCACCTTGCGTCCTGGGAACAGCAGGTTCATCCCCAGAATGCGTCCCGGTCGCAGCGAGATCACGTCCACCCGGGCGCCGTGCCGACGCAACGCCTTCATCGGCTGGGTCAGCTCGACCTGTTCGAAACCATCGGCCGCGAGTGCCGCCACCTTGAGATCCCGCAGTTTTTTCGCCATGCATGTCCTCCTGGTCGCTTTGCTCTCAGGGTAAGTCGGGCAACGGGCAGCCGGCTGTAGCGCGTGTTGAGCCTGCGTTCATGACGGCCTCTGCTCGCACACCCGGGGCTACAGCAGCTCGAGCGGCTGGGCCCGAATGATCAGGCTCCGCTGACGAAAGCGCTGCCGCAAGGCCTCGCGGTACTCGGCCCACCACTCGCGCTCGAGGGTCTCGGCCATCACCTCGTACACCAGCACCTCGTCGCGTACCGGCGGCTCACCGTCCTCGGGCTGCCACAGCCCCTCGGCCGGAGCGCGCACGTAGGCAGTCAGACCGCCGAAACGCTCGATCAGCTCGAGGCGGACTTGACGGTACAGCGCGCCCTCGAGCGGGCGGCCGTCGTTGTCGCTGCGGGGCAGCAGGATCTGGATCAATTGCATGTGGCTTTCCTTGAAAGAGCAGCCCTCGGTTTCCTCGAGGGCTGCTCGTACGCGAACGGGCGGGTTCAGCGGGTCGCAGAAGTCCGGTTGGCGTCCTCTCGGGCCGGGGGACCCCAGCCGAAGTAGGCGGCCAGCAGGGCCGAGATCAGGTGCAGCCACACATCGTTACCGTGCAGCGGAGCCAGACCGAACATGGTGTTCAGGCCCGGAATCAGACCCATGATGGTCAGCAGGCCGTACACGATGGCCAGACCGCGCGCGAATCCGATGGCACCGCTGAAGCTGCGCGATCCTGCGATGCCCCACAGACCGACCAACAGGTGCACGATGTTGTGCACCACGTTGATGGGGAAAATGCCGAGCAGCCGACCATGTCCGGCATCCACGGCCAGGTCCGGGCCTTGCGGCGGCGAGACAAAGGCGGGAATGAAACCCATGATGCCGACCAACAGGTACACAATGCCAAAAATCAAAGCAAATGAGCGAACCATGCTGCGCCTCCCTTGAGGTCAGATATGAACCGGCGACACCGGCCCGTGTGGATCTCTCACGTTCTCGAGCCGAGTCTAGGATGCGCTGTACCGTTTTGATAGAGGCTCTACCTTTGGGAAGCATTTAGAGTGCTCTGACCGGGTGAAGTCCGCCTCTGAACGGTCTTAAGGCTGAAATCATCCGTTCGGAGAAAGCGCTCGTTAGGCTGAGAGCACTTTCAGGCCGGGCTGCGCCACACCGGAGATTTTCAGCCAGCTCCATCAGCCGGCTCCAGACGTGCCGCCCCGCGTGGGCTGCACCCGCTAGGTCCTGCCTGCGGGCAGGAAGGGAGGATGCCATGGCAGACCGTTACCGCGACGACCGATACCGCGAGGGCCGATACCGCGACGATGCCCGCCCCGAACAGGACCGCGATATGTACCGCAGCCGGGGCGGGGGCAGCATGGACTACGACCGCCGGGACATGCGTTCGGCCGAAAGCTCGGGCATGTACGACTACGACGTGGACCGACGCCGCATCCCGGGAGACCGGGGCCAGGGCGAATTCGGCGAATACGGTAACTGGGGCTACGGAGACGACCGCAATAACGCAGGCGGTGGCGCGAACGAGCGCTACCGCCCGGGCGAACGTTACGGCGCTCAGGACCGTTCCGGTGACGACCGCCGGATGCCGGGCGGCGCGGATGGCCGCCGCGGCTTTGGCTACTCGGAAAACCCCGGTATGGAAGGCTCAGACCACGACTACGGCGGTCGTTACATGACCAGCGGATACGGTTACGGCGGCCCCTTCAGCCCGTCTTACGCCCCCGGACGCGGCAGGGGCGTGCAAGAGAGCGCACAGGGCTCCGAAGGCGGCATGCGCGCCGGTTCCTCGAGGGGATACGGCGGCGGCATGCGCCAGCAGATGGACGTGCAACGCAGCGGCCCGCACTACGGACGCGGCCCCAAGAACTACCGGCGCAGCGACGAGCGCATCCGCGACGAGATCAACGACGAACTCACCGATCACGGCGACATCGACGCCACGAACATCGAAGTCAGCGTGCAAGACGGCGAGGTGACCCTGAGCGGCACGGTGCCCGACCGCATGCAAAAACGCATGGCCGAAGACCTGGCCGAAACGATCCGTGGCGTAAAGGACGTGCATAACCGCCTGCGGGTCGAACGCCCGGGCATGCAGGGTCAGGAGCAGACGGCGGGCGACTTGCCTCAGAGCACCAACGCCGAGCAGGGCAACCAGAACACCCAGCAGGGCGAGCAGCAGGCCAACCGGCCCAGCCGAGCCTGAAGCCGGGGGCAGGGCCGGGTTCACCGCGCAGGGTGAGCCCGGCCCTGCCTCATACGGAGCCCGGGGTGATAACTCTACCAATGCCGCTAAAGCTGCGACTTCCCCGGGGTCACACGGCACCCTCTATGCTCGGGGAGCGAAGGAGGCGCAGGGTGCGGATGTTTGCGAACAGGCGGGATGCCGGACGGCAACTGGCACAGCACCTCGAGCGTTTTCGCACCGCTCCCCGCCCGCTGGTGCTGGCCCTGCCGCGCGGCGGGGTGCCGGTGGCCTTCGAGGTGGCGCGCGCGCTTCGGGCACCGCTCGAGGTGTTCGTGGTGCGCAAGCTGGGCGTCCCCGGTCACGAGGAGGTGGCCATGGGCGCGATCGCCAGCGGCGGGGTACGCGTGCTGAACGAGGACCTGCTGCGGCGACTGGCGTT
Protein-coding regions in this window:
- a CDS encoding ROK family protein, with the translated sequence MPDLSAPHHALALDVGGSHVSAALVDLQRRQALPVTRLHTDPDADAGTILDAWVQAARTAHAAGGHVPLAHIGLALPAPFDYRRGISRMQHKFAALYGLNVKEQLRARLRGSALETLDLRLANDADLFALGEAWSGAARGRARVIGITLGTGLGSGFVDRGRVVVEGPEVPPGGELWNTPYRSDIAETFACGAAVTRAYARQGQEALAAAEVARRAETGDPIARQAFAELGHHLGEIIAPWVQRFEPDAIVIGGNVSRAWSLFSPALEAALPGTPCLPSALFEEAALLGAAALSHDSPYPPTR
- a CDS encoding type I phosphomannose isomerase catalytic subunit, which translates into the protein MSSLNQTLLPLEAQYQTRVWGGQKLKRNDPPVGEAWVAFEGSRVLSGAHAGQTVAELAAELAAELLGPLPLARYGTRFPLLIKLLDCADWLSVQVHPDDAQARRMVGAGEFGKTEAWHFLEVDPGARILAGVKPGTPAQALEAAIRGGTVLDVAQELEVEEGQTVFIPAGTLHALGPGMLLYEVQQSSDTTYRVYDWDRPASAGRRLHLEESVAVTDPEKGAQVYPAPRLEDTAAAPLVRCPYFTLDLLQVENNAWAGNTAMQAFEILTVIAGSVRLRRGNEQITLERHQTALIAAAAGAYHLEALSPAARVLRATVPHDER
- a CDS encoding winged helix DNA-binding domain-containing protein, yielding MTSRTDRPLPGSVLDRRTLNRALLERQWLLQRRNATPLEAAEHLIGLQAQAPNPPYIGLWSRLEDFAPEDLSRLVSERQAVRLALLRSTLHLVSARDAHALRPLLQPVLERGLRGTFGRALTGVDLEELAHLARSMVEERPCTFQELGRRLGERWPGVAPQALAGAARTALALVQVPPRGLWGASGPAAHTTLESWLGAAPPAQATLQNLVLRYLSAFGPASAQDVQSWCGLSGLRAVLEGLRPQLVTYRDEAGRELFDLPGAPLPDPHTPAPARLVADFDNLLLSHADRSRVISEPDRRRIFTPNGLGPGTVLLDGFVSGTWRLAHERSGATLQITPLRPFSAAEREAVAAEGTRLLEFAATTAQQRALRFLDT
- a CDS encoding type 1 glutamine amidotransferase domain-containing protein, whose amino-acid sequence is MAKKLRDLKVAALAADGFEQVELTQPMKALRRHGARVDVISLRPGRILGMNLLFPGRKVRVNRTVFTARPERYDALLLPGGFINPDFLRQSERAKAFVRHFDALDKPIAAICHAPWTLISAGLVAGRRLTSWPSLQDDVRNAGGRWENRPVVHDRNWISSRGPQDLLAFNRALVTHFARHALPRAQAPEAADGDEVIRERRGPSLWVVLLLAALALLGTRRVYRS
- a CDS encoding DUF4383 domain-containing protein; the protein is MVRSFALIFGIVYLLVGIMGFIPAFVSPPQGPDLAVDAGHGRLLGIFPINVVHNIVHLLVGLWGIAGSRSFSGAIGFARGLAIVYGLLTIMGLIPGLNTMFGLAPLHGNDVWLHLISALLAAYFGWGPPAREDANRTSATR
- a CDS encoding BON domain-containing protein — protein: MADRYRDDRYREGRYRDDARPEQDRDMYRSRGGGSMDYDRRDMRSAESSGMYDYDVDRRRIPGDRGQGEFGEYGNWGYGDDRNNAGGGANERYRPGERYGAQDRSGDDRRMPGGADGRRGFGYSENPGMEGSDHDYGGRYMTSGYGYGGPFSPSYAPGRGRGVQESAQGSEGGMRAGSSRGYGGGMRQQMDVQRSGPHYGRGPKNYRRSDERIRDEINDELTDHGDIDATNIEVSVQDGEVTLSGTVPDRMQKRMAEDLAETIRGVKDVHNRLRVERPGMQGQEQTAGDLPQSTNAEQGNQNTQQGEQQANRPSRA